Proteins from a genomic interval of Sphingobacterium sp. SYP-B4668:
- a CDS encoding S41 family peptidase — protein MQKNTKRNLFVAATYGGVLMLGLILGQYYSNEQRSASGGILDPLGVDNTYKIQGMMDLISKTYVDSLNMDGVQDEAIAHVLSHLDPYSTYLQPEAAQNFNETLEGTFEGIGLEYFNLNDTLLVVSIIPNGPADKAGFRVGDQLLKIDNVNIAGVQKPLSEVDKLIRGKRGSALQIFVKREGYLLGKPIKVIRDQVNVSSLDAAYIIKPTVAYIKIRRFGLKTAEEFRKALKELQKRGASSLVVDLRENGGGYLHSAIQLASEFFKDKKLLVYTEGYNELRKDYFSAADGEFAEGKVAVLINENSASASEIFAGAIQDLDRGTIVGRRSYGKGMVQERFELPDGSTMNLSVARYYTPLGRDIQKKYALNPQFFQNQTEQLWLLDTTYQHTKAFVTKAGNRVFNGGGISPDVLVPIDSNAVSLKYREINSSSLIEQFVYERFTKKSPAYSIENFLQGYHLPDKEYAEFMTYLKNKGLHLNKRQEDDLHQLIQTDIESLVGRFYFGRDAYFKVRNRHDVFIDQAVKLLDPSFMH, from the coding sequence ATGCAGAAAAATACAAAACGGAATCTTTTTGTGGCGGCGACATACGGTGGGGTGCTTATGCTAGGTCTCATTTTAGGTCAATATTATTCGAATGAACAACGAAGTGCTTCGGGAGGTATTTTGGATCCCTTGGGAGTTGACAATACGTATAAGATTCAGGGCATGATGGACCTCATTTCCAAAACATATGTTGACAGTCTTAATATGGATGGCGTACAGGATGAAGCTATCGCCCATGTATTATCCCATTTAGACCCGTATTCTACTTATTTGCAACCCGAAGCGGCACAAAATTTCAATGAAACCTTAGAAGGTACTTTCGAAGGTATTGGATTGGAGTACTTTAATCTTAACGATACGCTCCTTGTCGTCAGTATTATTCCGAATGGACCCGCCGATAAGGCAGGCTTTAGAGTGGGAGATCAATTGTTGAAGATTGATAATGTCAACATTGCCGGTGTACAGAAGCCCTTAAGTGAGGTAGATAAGCTCATTCGCGGCAAAAGAGGCAGCGCCTTACAGATCTTTGTCAAAAGGGAAGGATATCTTCTTGGAAAGCCAATTAAAGTCATTCGCGATCAGGTTAATGTTAGTTCGTTGGATGCAGCATATATTATTAAGCCCACCGTCGCATATATCAAAATTCGGAGATTCGGCCTTAAAACCGCGGAAGAGTTTAGAAAGGCCCTTAAAGAGCTTCAAAAGCGTGGAGCAAGCAGCTTGGTGGTCGACCTTAGAGAAAATGGCGGTGGCTATCTCCACTCGGCCATTCAATTAGCAAGTGAATTTTTTAAAGATAAAAAATTGCTCGTCTATACCGAAGGATATAATGAGTTGAGGAAAGATTATTTTTCTGCTGCTGATGGCGAGTTTGCTGAAGGCAAGGTCGCCGTGCTGATCAATGAAAACTCTGCTTCCGCAAGTGAGATATTTGCTGGTGCCATCCAAGACTTGGATCGAGGCACCATTGTAGGCCGACGATCCTATGGTAAAGGTATGGTACAAGAGCGATTCGAGTTGCCGGATGGGTCGACGATGAATCTCAGTGTAGCTCGCTATTATACCCCTTTAGGACGCGATATTCAAAAAAAATACGCCCTCAATCCGCAGTTTTTTCAAAACCAGACAGAGCAGCTGTGGCTTCTGGACACTACCTATCAACATACGAAAGCCTTTGTCACAAAAGCAGGTAATCGTGTATTCAACGGAGGAGGTATTTCTCCTGATGTCCTAGTGCCGATAGATTCGAATGCTGTAAGTCTCAAATATAGAGAAATAAATTCCTCCAGTTTGATTGAACAATTCGTGTACGAGCGATTCACAAAAAAATCTCCCGCTTACTCTATAGAAAATTTTTTACAAGGCTACCATTTACCTGATAAAGAATATGCAGAGTTTATGACCTATTTAAAAAATAAAGGGCTACACTTAAATAAAAGACAGGAAGATGATCTTCACCAGCTGATTCAGACCGATATTGAATCACTTGTTGGGCGTTTCTATTTTGGACGAGATGCGTACTTTAAGGTGAGGAATAGGCATGATGTTTTTATCGATCAAGCCGTCAAATTGCTCGATCCATCTTTTATGCATTAA
- the fumC gene encoding class II fumarate hydratase: MSFRVEKDTMGEVQVPADKYWGAQTERSRNNFKIGPAASMPHEIIEGFAYLKKAAAYANHELGVLPIEKRDAIATVCDEILAGKLDDQFPLVIWQTGSGTQSNMNVNEVVANRAQVLAGYGIGEGEPVLKANDDVNKSQSSNDTYPTGMHIAAYKAVVEVTIPGVEKLRDTLAKKSADFMNVVKIGRTHLMDATPLTLGQELSGYVAQLNYGLKAVKNTLAHLSEVALGGTAVGTGLNTPAGYDVTVAKYIAQFTGHPFVTAENKFEALAAHDAIVETHGALKQLAVSLNKIANDIRMLASGPRSGIGEILIPENEPGSSIMPGKVNPTQCEALTMVAAQVMGNDVAITIGGTQGHYELNVFKPLMAANFLQSARLLGDACVSFEEHCASGIEPNHKRIKELVDNSLMLVTALNTKIGYYKAAEIAQTAHRNGTTLKEEAVRLGYVTPEDFDAWVKPEEMVGNLK, from the coding sequence ATGTCATTTAGAGTCGAAAAAGATACTATGGGCGAAGTACAGGTACCTGCAGATAAATATTGGGGTGCACAAACTGAACGCTCACGTAATAATTTCAAGATTGGACCTGCTGCATCTATGCCGCATGAAATTATAGAGGGATTTGCTTATTTAAAAAAAGCTGCTGCATATGCCAACCATGAGCTTGGGGTATTGCCTATCGAAAAACGGGATGCAATAGCTACAGTATGTGATGAAATATTGGCAGGCAAATTGGATGATCAATTCCCGTTGGTTATTTGGCAGACTGGCTCTGGTACACAATCTAACATGAATGTGAATGAAGTGGTCGCCAACCGTGCGCAGGTATTGGCGGGATATGGAATTGGTGAGGGTGAACCTGTACTAAAAGCGAATGATGATGTCAACAAGTCCCAATCATCTAATGACACTTATCCTACAGGTATGCACATCGCGGCTTACAAAGCGGTAGTGGAAGTGACTATTCCAGGTGTTGAAAAACTTCGTGACACCTTGGCCAAAAAATCTGCAGACTTCATGAACGTTGTGAAAATAGGTCGTACGCATTTAATGGATGCTACGCCTTTGACATTAGGTCAAGAATTGTCTGGATATGTAGCACAGCTGAACTATGGTCTAAAAGCGGTCAAAAACACACTTGCACACTTATCAGAAGTAGCCTTGGGAGGGACCGCGGTAGGGACCGGACTGAACACTCCTGCAGGATATGATGTGACCGTGGCAAAATATATCGCTCAATTTACCGGCCATCCATTCGTGACGGCAGAAAATAAATTTGAGGCCTTAGCGGCCCATGATGCAATTGTTGAGACACACGGTGCTTTGAAACAATTGGCTGTATCTTTGAATAAAATTGCTAACGACATTCGTATGTTGGCTTCTGGTCCTCGCTCCGGTATTGGCGAAATCTTGATCCCGGAGAATGAACCAGGATCGTCTATCATGCCAGGGAAAGTAAACCCTACGCAATGTGAGGCTTTAACAATGGTGGCTGCACAGGTTATGGGTAATGACGTGGCAATCACTATCGGTGGCACTCAAGGACACTATGAATTGAATGTATTCAAACCCTTAATGGCAGCTAATTTCCTACAATCTGCGCGATTATTAGGAGATGCGTGTGTTTCTTTTGAGGAACACTGTGCTAGTGGCATAGAGCCTAACCACAAGCGCATTAAAGAACTGGTAGACAATTCATTGATGCTGGTAACCGCATTGAATACGAAAATCGGTTATTATAAAGCTGCTGAAATTGCACAAACGGCACACCGTAATGGGACCACACTTAAAGAAGAGGCTGTACGTCTTGGCTATGTAACGCCTGAGGATTTTGATGCGTGGGTGAAACCAGAAGAAATGGTTGGAAACCTAAAATAA
- a CDS encoding fumarate hydratase has protein sequence MGEPLINKSLFLKAYLLPIVGMLLIFGGCQARSDMQGEGADYLQGVWQQDSIPSQGQMLSYTLHEFKFTCDSIYAKMDVHTKIQRIPDSCYNGGQWSEYAKAVYVVRGDSIIVEGIYTKANGKQKISGCYKQGQYLPRFRIAQYSQDSLVLESRYDQRPIVLRKIKDITCVPKKRWEL, from the coding sequence ATGGGGGAGCCATTGATTAATAAATCATTATTTCTAAAAGCATACCTACTTCCAATAGTAGGTATGCTTTTGATTTTTGGAGGTTGCCAAGCGAGATCGGATATGCAGGGAGAAGGAGCCGACTATCTTCAAGGTGTATGGCAGCAGGATAGCATCCCTAGTCAGGGACAGATGTTGTCATATACTTTACATGAGTTTAAATTCACGTGTGACTCTATCTATGCAAAAATGGACGTGCATACGAAAATCCAACGTATCCCAGACAGCTGCTATAATGGCGGTCAGTGGTCGGAATACGCAAAGGCTGTATACGTGGTGAGGGGTGACAGTATCATTGTAGAAGGAATCTATACAAAGGCTAACGGCAAACAAAAAATATCGGGCTGCTATAAACAGGGGCAATATCTTCCTCGGTTTCGAATAGCACAGTACAGTCAGGATTCGCTTGTATTAGAGAGTCGTTATGACCAACGTCCCATCGTGCTGCGTAAAATCAAAGATATCACCTGCGTACCGAAGAAACGCTGGGAGTTGTAA
- a CDS encoding acyltransferase, protein MEGHNIYISNLRVAATIGVILIHATTGYLQQVPIGSFNWDYANWMNGFTRYAVPIFVMISGALLLHKEESTLDFYRKRLLKIVPPFLFWTLVYIIYYFWKSGTWDNLSMQQITSISWTKFRTGANAHLWYLYMIMGLYLAIPFLRKMVKHCSTRELELFLLIWFVSLFIVNKRWQDIVIRIDLTFFTNYIGYLVLGYYLSIQDFRKSRIWFVILWLASCAFTIYITHTLSVSQQKYDPSFYGYVLPNIAVAATAFFVCIKYFSKRVTSPLWISLIDKYSFGIYLAHIIVLNYVHPELPDAIWLKVPLATIATLVGSVLLVYIIQKVPYGKYVSG, encoded by the coding sequence ATGGAGGGCCATAATATCTATATCAGTAATCTACGTGTAGCGGCTACCATTGGCGTCATCTTGATACATGCAACGACAGGATATCTGCAACAAGTGCCAATCGGATCATTCAACTGGGATTATGCAAATTGGATGAATGGCTTTACACGTTATGCTGTTCCGATTTTTGTCATGATTTCGGGCGCACTTTTGCTTCATAAGGAAGAAAGCACATTGGATTTCTATCGTAAAAGGCTTTTGAAAATCGTACCTCCTTTCCTGTTTTGGACATTGGTCTATATCATTTATTATTTTTGGAAATCTGGTACTTGGGATAATCTTTCTATGCAGCAGATTACATCCATTAGTTGGACCAAATTCAGAACAGGTGCTAATGCCCATCTTTGGTATCTATATATGATTATGGGGTTGTATCTTGCTATTCCTTTTTTACGAAAGATGGTAAAACACTGCTCAACTCGTGAATTGGAGCTCTTTCTCCTGATTTGGTTTGTCTCCCTTTTTATTGTGAACAAAAGATGGCAAGATATTGTAATCCGTATAGACCTGACTTTTTTTACAAACTACATCGGTTACCTCGTATTGGGGTATTATCTTTCTATACAGGATTTTAGAAAGTCTCGGATCTGGTTTGTAATCCTTTGGTTGGCAAGCTGCGCATTTACGATTTATATAACACATACCCTCAGTGTCTCGCAGCAAAAGTATGACCCTTCATTTTATGGCTATGTCCTTCCAAATATAGCAGTCGCTGCTACTGCGTTTTTTGTATGCATAAAGTACTTTTCTAAGAGGGTAACCTCTCCCCTCTGGATAAGTTTGATTGATAAATATAGCTTTGGGATATACTTAGCGCACATCATCGTATTAAACTATGTGCACCCAGAGCTACCTGATGCAATCTGGCTGAAGGTACCGTTGGCAACGATTGCTACATTAGTGGGTAGTGTGCTATTGGTGTACATCATTCAAAAAGTGCCCTATGGGAAATATGTATCGGGGTAA
- a CDS encoding DUF3127 domain-containing protein yields MEIRGKVHEVGATQQVTESFKKRDLIVAYAENPQFVEYIRFEATQDRTSIFDNLTIGEEIEISFNLRGRPWTNKDGMTTYFNSLVAWRVTKLAGSAAAAAPGYGDMPAPVDISSSGADDDDLPF; encoded by the coding sequence ATGGAAATTAGAGGAAAAGTACATGAAGTTGGGGCGACTCAGCAGGTAACAGAATCATTCAAGAAACGTGATTTGATCGTTGCTTACGCAGAAAATCCACAATTTGTAGAATATATTCGTTTTGAAGCTACGCAAGATAGAACATCAATCTTTGATAACTTGACGATTGGTGAAGAGATTGAAATTTCATTTAACTTACGTGGACGTCCTTGGACAAACAAAGACGGAATGACTACTTATTTTAACTCATTGGTAGCATGGAGAGTGACTAAATTGGCAGGTAGTGCCGCTGCTGCAGCTCCCGGATATGGTGATATGCCTGCTCCTGTAGATATTTCCTCATCTGGTGCAGATGACGATGATTTGCCTTTCTAA